One Candidatus Moraniibacteriota bacterium DNA window includes the following coding sequences:
- a CDS encoding NYN domain-containing protein: protein MSKFKEQRVGVLVDIQNMYYSARVLHGKKVNFKKVLEEAVGERKLIRAIAYGIKTVEGQEEKFFEALTKQGFEVKTKDLQIFPGGQKKGDWDVGIAVDAIKLSKNLDVIILVSGDGDYLPVVEYIQNTLSCRVEVIAFKESASTKLIEKADEFTNLSESKKKFLI, encoded by the coding sequence ATGTCCAAATTTAAAGAACAAAGGGTTGGAGTTCTCGTTGACATTCAAAATATGTACTATAGCGCCCGGGTGCTTCACGGGAAAAAAGTGAACTTCAAAAAAGTACTGGAGGAAGCGGTTGGTGAGCGCAAACTGATTCGGGCAATTGCCTACGGAATAAAAACTGTCGAGGGTCAGGAAGAGAAATTTTTCGAAGCGTTAACAAAACAGGGATTTGAAGTAAAAACAAAAGACCTTCAAATTTTCCCCGGAGGCCAAAAGAAGGGCGACTGGGACGTTGGCATCGCGGTGGACGCGATTAAGCTTTCTAAAAATCTGGATGTTATTATTCTAGTTTCTGGAGACGGAGATTATCTTCCGGTAGTAGAATACATTCAAAATACTCTCAGTTGCCGAGTTGAAGTCATAGCTTTTAAAGAATCTGCTAGCACCAAACTCATCGAAAAAGCGGATGAGTTTACCAATCTTTCGGAAAGTAAAAAGAAGTTTTTGATATAG
- the pnp gene encoding polyribonucleotide nucleotidyltransferase, translating into MEHKKWSLQIGGRILEIETGLLAKQANGAVTVRYGDTMVLATAVMSKDAAKASDHFPLMVDYEERYYAAGKIKGSKFIKRDGKPSDEGILTGRVVDRTIRPLFDMRMRNEVQVIVTVLSIDGENDPDIVAVIAASVALSISNIPWNGPLAAVRIGRINGEFVLNPVNGELAESDLDLVLSGTKEKINMIEAGAKEVPEEEIVKAFQFGHEAIRKIATFIENIAKEAGAPKAKLVRLTGTPEFEGKVRDILFKEGIAEALYEKDKKVMEEKVSAIREKVFTYIKESSSAKGGENSEKLGEIADWVFEEAADEIVHQNILEKELRPDGRKLDEIRPIDCQVGILPRTHGSALFSRGETQALTVTTLGSPGDEQLIDSMEADTKKSYIHHYNFPPYSTGEIKKMRGVGRREIGHGFLAERALLPVIPSKEEFPYTILLVSEILSSNGSSSMAATCGSTLSLMDAGVPIKRPVSGIAMGIIVGHDGNFKILTDIQGLEDHFGDMDFKATGTEKGITALQMDVKVDGLTVEMLEAALNQSHKNRMEILKKITETISAPRNEMSQYAPRIIIMKINPEKIRNVIGAGGKIINEIIEQTGVEIDIEDDGSVFITSPDESSSKKAQKWIDNLTHEVKPGELFNARITRIINFGAFAEILPGQEGLIHISELADYRVNRVEDIVQIGDVVPVKVKNIDEQGRINLSLKDATHTMR; encoded by the coding sequence ATGGAGCATAAAAAATGGTCTCTCCAGATCGGAGGGCGAATCTTGGAAATTGAAACCGGATTGCTGGCTAAACAAGCTAACGGCGCGGTAACTGTTCGCTATGGCGACACGATGGTGCTGGCCACGGCTGTAATGAGCAAGGACGCCGCCAAAGCCAGTGATCACTTTCCGCTGATGGTTGACTACGAAGAGCGTTATTACGCCGCCGGAAAAATAAAGGGCTCAAAATTCATCAAACGCGACGGAAAGCCATCAGACGAGGGAATTCTCACCGGTCGCGTAGTAGACCGGACTATCCGCCCGCTTTTTGATATGCGAATGCGAAACGAAGTTCAAGTAATAGTGACTGTTCTTTCCATTGATGGTGAGAACGATCCGGATATTGTTGCCGTCATTGCCGCTTCGGTCGCTCTTTCTATTTCTAACATTCCCTGGAATGGTCCGCTAGCTGCCGTGCGAATCGGGAGAATAAATGGAGAATTTGTCCTTAACCCGGTCAACGGGGAATTAGCCGAAAGCGACCTGGATCTCGTTCTTTCCGGAACTAAAGAAAAAATAAACATGATTGAAGCAGGCGCCAAGGAAGTTCCCGAGGAAGAGATTGTCAAGGCCTTCCAGTTTGGTCATGAAGCCATTCGCAAGATCGCTACCTTTATTGAAAACATAGCCAAAGAAGCGGGAGCGCCAAAAGCCAAACTAGTGCGGCTGACTGGAACTCCTGAATTTGAGGGTAAAGTCCGAGATATTCTTTTCAAAGAAGGAATTGCCGAAGCGCTTTACGAAAAAGATAAAAAAGTGATGGAGGAAAAAGTAAGCGCTATCCGGGAAAAAGTATTCACCTACATTAAAGAAAGCAGTTCAGCCAAAGGCGGGGAAAACAGCGAAAAACTAGGAGAAATTGCCGACTGGGTTTTTGAAGAAGCAGCCGACGAAATTGTGCACCAAAATATCCTGGAAAAAGAACTGCGGCCTGACGGCAGGAAACTGGATGAAATCAGGCCGATTGACTGTCAAGTCGGGATTTTGCCCCGCACTCACGGATCGGCGCTTTTTTCCCGGGGAGAGACCCAGGCGCTTACTGTCACCACTCTTGGCTCTCCCGGCGACGAGCAGCTTATTGATTCAATGGAGGCCGACACTAAAAAAAGCTACATTCACCATTACAACTTTCCGCCCTATTCCACCGGCGAAATCAAAAAGATGCGGGGAGTAGGAAGACGGGAAATTGGACATGGGTTCCTGGCTGAAAGAGCGCTCTTGCCAGTGATCCCTTCCAAAGAAGAGTTTCCTTACACTATTCTTCTGGTTTCTGAAATACTCTCTTCCAACGGATCTTCCTCAATGGCCGCCACTTGCGGATCCACTTTGTCCCTGATGGATGCCGGCGTACCGATCAAACGGCCGGTGAGCGGCATTGCGATGGGAATTATTGTTGGCCATGACGGCAATTTCAAAATACTGACCGACATTCAGGGTCTGGAGGATCATTTTGGCGATATGGATTTTAAAGCAACTGGAACAGAAAAAGGCATCACCGCGCTCCAGATGGATGTTAAGGTGGATGGCTTGACAGTGGAAATGCTCGAAGCTGCACTGAATCAGTCCCATAAAAACCGAATGGAAATACTTAAAAAAATCACCGAGACAATTTCAGCTCCCCGCAACGAAATGTCCCAGTACGCCCCGCGCATCATTATTATGAAGATTAATCCGGAAAAAATACGAAACGTCATTGGCGCTGGCGGCAAAATCATTAACGAAATTATTGAACAAACTGGAGTGGAAATCGACATTGAGGACGACGGGTCGGTTTTTATCACTTCACCTGACGAATCATCTTCTAAAAAAGCCCAAAAATGGATTGATAATCTCACTCATGAAGTCAAGCCTGGAGAACTCTTTAATGCCCGGATTACCCGAATCATAAATTTTGGAGCTTTCGCTGAGATTTTACCGGGCCAGGAAGGGTTGATTCACATTTCCGAACTAGCTGATTATCGGGTAAACCGCGTGGAGGACATAGTTCAGATAGGTGATGTTGTTCCAGTAAAAGTAAAAAATATCGACGAGCAAGGAAGAATCAATCTTTCACTCAAAGACGCTACCCATACTATGAGATAG
- the rpsO gene encoding 30S ribosomal protein S15, protein MALTHKQKERVTKEVKRHEKDSGSPEYQIALFTARIKRLTEHLKKNKKDFHSRRGLLKMVAKRRKLMEYLKKTNEKSYKKLIKKLELK, encoded by the coding sequence ATGGCGTTAACGCATAAGCAAAAAGAAAGAGTGACTAAAGAGGTAAAAAGGCACGAGAAAGATTCCGGCTCGCCGGAATACCAAATTGCGCTTTTTACCGCAAGAATCAAGCGCCTGACTGAACATCTCAAGAAAAATAAGAAGGATTTCCATTCCCGCCGGGGACTTTTGAAAATGGTGGCCAAAAGAAGAAAATTAATGGAGTATTTAAAAAAGACGAATGAAAAATCATATAAGAAGTTAATTAAAAAACTAGAATTAAAATAA
- the gyrA gene encoding DNA gyrase subunit A, translating into MEQKKKETIHPREITEEIQQSYLDYAMSVIVSRALPDVRDGMKPVHRRILYSMWNSGLRPGAKFRKSATVVGEVIGKYHPHGDVAVYDSMVRLSQDFNMRYPLVWGQGNFGSLDGDSAAAYRYTEAKLAPIAEEILSDIERETVDFVPNFDGVHQEPVVLPAKIPQLILNGTMGIAVGMATSIPPHNLSEVVSALIYLIDNPEAGTEELMKFIQGPDFPTGGIIYNAKDIKEAYSTGRGKIITRAKAEITETKVGSFQIIVSEITYATNKSVLIEKIAQLTKDGKIQGIKDIRDESGKEGVRIVVDLKKDAYPQKVLNSLYSNTDLQKNFNVNMLALVEGIEPRVINLKSILSFFIDHRRIVITRRVKFDLTRAKERAHILEGLKKALDHIDAIISTIKKSATREIAHQNLIKRFRFSDQQATAILEMKLQTLAGLERRKIDDELKEKKQLIVQLEALLKSPKKISETIKKELGEIQEKYGDERKTKVVRSGIGEFKQEDLIANDEAIITLSQDGYIKRMNPGAYRVQKRGGKGVIGATTKEGDVIEQVTSVMTHDNLMFFTNTGKVYQTKAYEIPESTRTAKGQAIVNFLQLASDEKITEMIPYSKSDNYKYFFMTTEHGIVKKIHLSDFDNVRRSGLIAIKLEKQDTLGWVKATTGTDEIVITTSHGQAIHFKESDVRPMGRNASGVRGIKLRKDDLVVGMNAVLKGQKGNQLLIISENGFGKRTDLRSYKVQRRGGSGIKTAKVTTKTGKLVGANIANVDDIEGDMIITSEKGQIIRIPLKSISVLGRATQGVRIMRPEAGDKISAAAVL; encoded by the coding sequence ATGGAACAGAAGAAAAAGGAAACCATCCATCCCAGAGAGATAACTGAAGAAATTCAGCAATCATATTTGGATTACGCCATGAGCGTAATTGTTTCGCGCGCCCTGCCGGATGTCCGCGATGGGATGAAACCGGTTCATCGCCGCATTCTTTATTCCATGTGGAACAGCGGCCTCCGGCCGGGAGCTAAATTCCGAAAATCCGCTACCGTTGTGGGAGAAGTTATTGGGAAATACCACCCTCACGGAGACGTGGCCGTTTACGATTCAATGGTCCGCCTGTCCCAGGATTTCAATATGCGCTACCCGCTAGTCTGGGGACAGGGAAACTTTGGGTCTCTGGACGGAGACAGCGCCGCCGCCTACCGCTACACTGAAGCAAAGCTTGCGCCCATTGCCGAGGAAATACTTTCTGACATTGAAAGAGAGACAGTTGATTTTGTCCCCAATTTTGACGGCGTTCATCAGGAGCCGGTAGTTCTTCCGGCTAAAATTCCCCAGCTCATTCTTAATGGAACGATGGGAATCGCGGTGGGAATGGCAACCAGCATTCCTCCCCACAATCTTTCTGAAGTCGTAAGCGCTTTGATTTACCTTATTGATAATCCGGAAGCCGGCACCGAGGAACTGATGAAATTCATTCAGGGACCTGATTTCCCCACCGGGGGAATAATTTACAACGCTAAAGATATTAAAGAGGCCTATTCTACTGGAAGAGGAAAAATCATTACCCGGGCCAAGGCTGAAATTACCGAAACAAAAGTAGGGAGTTTCCAGATCATTGTCAGTGAAATAACTTATGCTACTAATAAATCAGTCCTAATAGAAAAAATTGCCCAGTTAACAAAAGACGGAAAAATTCAGGGAATTAAAGACATTCGCGACGAGTCCGGCAAAGAAGGAGTGAGAATCGTGGTTGATCTGAAAAAAGATGCTTATCCTCAAAAAGTGCTGAATTCGCTTTATTCAAACACTGATCTTCAGAAAAATTTTAACGTCAATATGCTGGCGCTGGTTGAGGGAATTGAACCAAGAGTGATTAACCTGAAATCGATTCTCTCCTTTTTCATTGATCACCGCCGGATTGTAATAACCCGTCGAGTCAAATTTGACCTGACTCGAGCCAAGGAACGCGCTCACATTTTAGAAGGACTAAAAAAGGCGCTGGATCATATTGATGCTATTATTAGCACCATCAAAAAATCAGCTACCCGGGAAATAGCCCACCAGAATTTGATTAAGCGATTCCGTTTTTCTGATCAGCAAGCAACGGCCATTTTGGAAATGAAACTTCAAACACTGGCTGGGCTGGAGCGTCGCAAAATAGACGATGAGCTCAAAGAAAAGAAACAGCTCATTGTCCAATTGGAGGCACTTCTTAAAAGCCCGAAAAAAATCTCGGAGACCATAAAAAAGGAGCTAGGGGAAATTCAGGAAAAATACGGCGACGAGCGAAAAACAAAGGTGGTTCGCTCGGGAATCGGCGAGTTCAAGCAGGAAGATCTGATAGCCAATGATGAAGCGATTATTACTTTGAGCCAGGATGGCTATATCAAGCGAATGAATCCGGGCGCGTACCGGGTGCAAAAACGCGGCGGAAAAGGAGTGATTGGAGCCACCACCAAAGAAGGAGATGTCATCGAACAGGTTACCAGTGTGATGACTCACGATAACTTAATGTTTTTTACCAATACCGGAAAAGTGTATCAAACCAAAGCATACGAGATTCCGGAATCAACACGAACAGCCAAGGGCCAGGCGATCGTGAACTTTTTGCAGCTTGCTTCGGATGAAAAAATAACCGAAATGATCCCCTATAGCAAAAGCGACAATTACAAATATTTCTTTATGACCACCGAGCACGGCATTGTTAAAAAGATCCACCTCTCCGATTTTGACAATGTACGCCGCAGTGGGCTTATTGCTATCAAACTCGAAAAACAAGACACGCTGGGGTGGGTAAAGGCAACGACCGGAACGGATGAAATTGTCATTACCACCTCTCACGGCCAAGCTATTCACTTTAAAGAATCGGATGTGCGGCCAATGGGGCGAAATGCTTCCGGAGTACGGGGAATTAAATTAAGAAAGGATGATTTAGTCGTCGGCATGAACGCGGTACTTAAAGGGCAAAAAGGGAATCAACTTCTGATAATCAGTGAGAACGGATTTGGCAAAAGAACAGATCTCAGATCTTATAAGGTCCAGCGCCGGGGCGGCTCGGGAATCAAAACCGCTAAAGTTACTACCAAGACCGGAAAACTAGTCGGGGCTAACATAGCTAACGTAGATGACATTGAAGGAGATATGATTATTACTTCGGAAAAAGGCCAGATAATCAGAATTCCTCTCAAAAGCATATCGGTGCTGGGAAGAGCCACTCAGGGAGTGCGGATTATGCGCCCAGAGGCGGGAGACAAAATATCGGCGGCGGCAGTGCTGTAA
- the tilS gene encoding tRNA lysidine(34) synthetase TilS, with amino-acid sequence MSKNLIKKFQNISHQYDLWQKGSKIVLGVSGGPDSVAMFDIFAKLAPKYNLKLIIAHVNYGLRGKDSDLDQKLVEKYALRNELRLVVYKPVIKGKHSEEIFRNIRYNFFEKIRKDNNFDLVAVGHTLDDQAETYLMRIIRGSGLAGLASMKFKKGNIIRPLLGITKKEILEYLKGNKLNYRTDKTNKEIPFLRNKIRNELIPLLEKKYNPSIKETLYKSSLNIAEDYDLISQMAEGYYKKHRNLKISEILKLHPALQKRVILEAIKKEKKSLKDIEKTHLDEIIKVAKSNKSKSQIVLLKGLKITRIGDKLTINRLT; translated from the coding sequence ATGAGCAAGAATCTAATTAAAAAATTCCAAAATATCTCCCATCAATATGATCTTTGGCAAAAAGGATCAAAGATTGTCTTGGGTGTTTCAGGCGGGCCGGATTCGGTGGCGATGTTTGATATTTTTGCGAAGTTAGCGCCGAAATATAATCTTAAATTAATTATTGCCCATGTGAATTATGGTTTGAGGGGGAAAGATAGTGATTTAGACCAGAAATTGGTAGAGAAATATGCTTTGCGGAATGAGTTAAGATTAGTTGTTTATAAGCCGGTTATTAAGGGAAAACACAGTGAAGAAATATTTAGGAATATCCGGTATAACTTCTTTGAGAAAATCCGGAAGGATAATAATTTTGACTTAGTTGCTGTTGGTCATACGCTCGACGATCAGGCGGAAACTTATCTTATGAGAATTATCAGAGGCTCGGGACTGGCGGGATTAGCTTCTATGAAATTTAAGAAAGGCAACATTATCCGCCCGCTTTTAGGAATTACCAAGAAGGAAATTTTAGAATATCTTAAGGGAAATAAGTTAAACTACCGAACCGACAAAACCAACAAAGAAATCCCATTTTTGCGAAATAAAATCAGAAACGAATTAATCCCGCTTCTGGAAAAAAAGTATAATCCCAGTATAAAAGAAACTTTGTATAAATCTTCTCTCAACATTGCCGAGGATTATGATTTGATTTCTCAAATGGCGGAAGGATATTATAAAAAGCATAGAAATTTAAAAATCAGCGAAATCTTGAAACTTCATCCCGCCCTGCAAAAAAGAGTAATTCTGGAAGCTATCAAAAAAGAAAAAAAAAGCTTAAAAGACATAGAAAAAACCCACTTGGACGAAATTATTAAAGTTGCCAAGAGCAATAAAAGTAAATCCCAAATAGTATTACTTAAGGGCTTGAAAATTACTAGAATTGGTGATAAGCTAACCATTAATCGTTTAACTTGA
- the gmk gene encoding guanylate kinase (Essential for recycling GMP and indirectly, cGMP) yields MSTTGKKLNLFIISGPSGAGEDSIISGLKKYFPIERVITTATRLMRPGESQSKPYYFISRDEFQKKIGKGDFIEYAKEYNNNFYGTEKKELERVKNSGRVGIWKIEYQGVITAKNLFPEIPVIFITVSNLKILEDRIRRRDGVSEEYIKERMEYTKQWMKHKDIYDYKVVNEEGKLDEAIAQTAEIIKNHVK; encoded by the coding sequence ATGTCAACAACCGGTAAAAAACTCAACCTTTTCATCATCTCCGGTCCCTCCGGTGCCGGCGAGGACTCTATAATTTCCGGACTCAAGAAATATTTTCCCATTGAGCGGGTAATAACTACCGCCACGCGCTTGATGCGTCCCGGCGAATCCCAGAGTAAACCTTATTATTTCATTTCCCGGGATGAGTTTCAGAAAAAAATAGGAAAAGGGGACTTTATTGAATATGCCAAGGAGTATAACAATAATTTTTATGGGACAGAAAAAAAGGAGCTGGAAAGGGTCAAAAATTCCGGAAGAGTTGGAATCTGGAAAATTGAATATCAAGGAGTAATTACCGCCAAAAATCTTTTCCCGGAAATCCCGGTGATTTTTATTACAGTTTCCAATCTCAAAATCCTCGAAGACCGCATCCGCCGCCGCGACGGGGTTTCGGAGGAATATATTAAGGAACGGATGGAATATACTAAGCAGTGGATGAAGCACAAAGATATTTATGATTACAAAGTGGTAAATGAAGAAGGAAAACTGGACGAAGCCATTGCTCAAACCGCCGAGATTATCAAAAATCATGTCAAATAA
- a CDS encoding S1 RNA-binding domain-containing protein: MKKDNKKSKDILDKLAEEVDRIPEEKSALPEQKESKTAEVSEASGSPMGDLLEKYPIRIPKISDVLEGKVIEVSSNHILLDLGPLGTGIVLGKEVKDGLSVTSKLKKGNVVSATLTDLENEDGFLELSIREASYERAWDDLESKRDTQEIIITKILDANKGGLMAEVNGIAGFLPVSQLSSEHYPRVEDGDKNKILELLKKLIGEEMQVRIIDADREAEKLIVSEKAALSEKEHEVISQLKVGDVISGEVSGVVDFGAFVKFLPPSKKDSENEKDKLEGLVHISELAWQLIDNPREIVKTSDQVEAQIIGIDNTRISLSLKALKKDPWSEIEKKYKAGDVVKGKVDKINPFGAFVYLDKDIHGLAHISEFREAVPDKKMEEVLKTGESYSWKILSIEPKEHRMGLMFIKDEEKKPVDKKSEELTKKAEKKSKEKKEKKEKDKDKKE; this comes from the coding sequence ATGAAAAAAGACAATAAAAAAAGCAAAGATATTTTAGACAAACTGGCGGAAGAAGTTGACAGAATTCCAGAAGAAAAATCCGCCTTGCCGGAGCAAAAGGAGAGCAAAACAGCTGAGGTGTCTGAAGCAAGCGGCTCACCGATGGGCGATCTTTTGGAAAAGTATCCCATAAGAATTCCCAAAATTAGCGATGTTCTTGAGGGAAAAGTAATTGAGGTATCGTCCAATCACATTTTGCTTGATCTTGGACCGCTGGGGACTGGGATTGTGCTGGGAAAAGAAGTTAAGGATGGCTTAAGCGTGACCTCTAAACTGAAAAAAGGGAATGTTGTTAGCGCGACGCTTACGGATCTTGAGAATGAAGACGGGTTTCTTGAGCTTTCCATCCGGGAGGCCTCTTATGAACGGGCTTGGGATGATCTTGAATCCAAGCGTGACACCCAGGAAATTATCATTACGAAAATACTCGATGCCAATAAAGGAGGATTGATGGCGGAGGTAAACGGCATTGCCGGGTTTCTTCCGGTGTCACAGCTTTCCAGCGAGCACTATCCTCGAGTTGAGGATGGCGACAAAAATAAAATACTGGAATTGCTCAAAAAACTTATAGGAGAAGAAATGCAAGTGAGGATTATTGATGCCGATCGCGAGGCGGAAAAATTAATTGTAAGCGAAAAAGCGGCATTAAGCGAAAAAGAGCATGAGGTAATTTCTCAACTCAAAGTAGGCGATGTAATTTCCGGAGAAGTCAGTGGCGTGGTTGATTTCGGTGCTTTTGTGAAATTTCTTCCCCCCTCTAAAAAGGACTCTGAAAATGAAAAAGATAAATTAGAAGGGCTGGTTCATATTTCGGAGCTGGCCTGGCAGCTTATTGACAATCCCCGGGAAATTGTCAAAACCAGCGATCAGGTAGAAGCCCAGATTATCGGAATTGACAATACCCGGATTTCTCTTTCCCTCAAAGCGCTCAAAAAAGATCCCTGGAGCGAGATCGAAAAGAAATACAAAGCGGGAGATGTGGTTAAGGGCAAAGTGGACAAAATAAATCCTTTCGGGGCATTTGTTTATCTTGACAAGGACATCCATGGCTTGGCTCACATCAGTGAATTCCGGGAAGCCGTCCCCGACAAAAAAATGGAGGAAGTCCTCAAAACCGGCGAGAGCTACAGCTGGAAAATTCTTTCTATTGAACCCAAAGAGCATCGAATGGGGTTGATGTTTATAAAGGATGAAGAAAAAAAGCCGGTTGATAAAAAATCAGAAGAATTAACTAAAAAAGCAGAAAAGAAAAGTAAAGAGAAAAAGGAAAAGAAAGAAAAGGATAAGGACAAAAAAGAGTAA
- a CDS encoding MBL fold metallo-hydrolase, which translates to MYVIRLPAGRQVIRKEIVNIQYYGHSCFKITTKPAGRATEDVVIFTDPFDRSIGLRSPQGHADIVFVSHDHYDHNNTSALKNGPLVIDLPGEYSARGINAVGIDTFHDEKGGEERGHSTVFVIESEEMKICHLGDLGTDLTSEQLEEIDGIDVLFIPVGGKITLDGKKAAELVRKIEPAIVIPMHYKIKGSAIDIADEKKFCAEMGNCPSQKSNKLSFKKRDLEEKSMEVVIMSVE; encoded by the coding sequence TTGTACGTTATTCGCCTGCCTGCCGGCAGGCAGGTAATTCGTAAAGAAATCGTGAATATCCAATATTACGGCCATTCTTGTTTTAAAATAACAACCAAACCAGCAGGAAGAGCCACTGAAGATGTGGTCATTTTTACCGACCCTTTTGATCGCTCCATTGGACTGCGGTCACCTCAGGGGCACGCGGATATTGTTTTTGTATCCCATGATCATTACGATCATAACAATACTTCTGCACTTAAGAATGGCCCGCTTGTTATTGATCTTCCGGGGGAGTATTCAGCCAGAGGCATAAACGCTGTTGGGATAGACACATTTCATGATGAAAAGGGAGGAGAGGAAAGAGGACACAGTACTGTTTTTGTTATTGAATCGGAAGAAATGAAAATCTGCCACTTGGGGGACTTGGGAACCGATCTTACTTCGGAACAGCTTGAAGAAATTGACGGAATAGATGTCTTGTTTATTCCAGTGGGTGGCAAAATCACTCTTGATGGCAAAAAAGCGGCAGAGTTGGTAAGAAAAATTGAGCCAGCAATTGTTATTCCGATGCACTACAAAATCAAGGGTTCGGCCATTGATATCGCTGACGAAAAGAAATTCTGCGCTGAAATGGGAAATTGCCCCAGCCAAAAATCAAATAAACTGTCTTTTAAGAAAAGGGATTTGGAAGAGAAAAGTATGGAAGTGGTGATAATGAGTGTGGAGTAA
- a CDS encoding TraR/DksA C4-type zinc finger protein: MAIDPQIQTELKEKLLKEKNRLENELKNFAAPTEVPGDYKTKFSDLGTDVDENASEVEEYTDNLALESTLEKRLKDVGDALARMEEGTYGTCGNCGQEINIERLRAYPAAKTCIRCK; encoded by the coding sequence ATGGCCATTGACCCTCAAATTCAAACGGAACTGAAAGAAAAGCTTCTCAAAGAAAAAAATCGTCTTGAAAACGAGCTGAAAAACTTTGCCGCCCCTACCGAAGTTCCTGGGGACTATAAAACCAAATTTAGCGATCTTGGCACCGATGTGGATGAAAACGCGTCAGAAGTTGAGGAATACACTGATAATTTAGCCCTGGAGAGCACTCTTGAAAAGCGCCTGAAAGATGTAGGCGACGCTCTGGCACGAATGGAAGAGGGAACTTACGGAACCTGCGGCAATTGCGGTCAAGAGATAAACATCGAGCGACTGCGGGCTTATCCCGCCGCCAAGACATGCATCCGGTGCAAGTAG
- a CDS encoding YraN family protein, with protein sequence MKLLFWKKEKLNTGQLGEKIAAEYLKNKGYKVLEKNFKNPLGRRLGEIDIIAKKNGEIVFVEVKTRELSAGDKSLPEENITKAKLHKLNKIALFYIKQENAWDKPYHFDALSVWIGENRKAFKISHLENIFI encoded by the coding sequence ATGAAGCTTTTATTCTGGAAAAAAGAGAAATTAAATACCGGGCAGCTGGGCGAAAAAATTGCGGCAGAATATTTAAAAAACAAAGGATACAAGGTTCTGGAAAAAAATTTTAAAAATCCTCTCGGGCGAAGACTTGGTGAAATTGATATTATTGCCAAAAAAAACGGCGAGATCGTTTTTGTGGAAGTAAAAACGCGGGAGCTTTCCGCTGGCGATAAGTCGCTTCCCGAGGAAAATATTACCAAAGCCAAGCTTCACAAATTAAACAAAATCGCCTTGTTTTATATTAAGCAGGAAAACGCCTGGGATAAGCCGTATCATTTTGACGCTCTTTCCGTTTGGATCGGAGAAAACCGAAAAGCATTTAAAATAAGCCATCTTGAAAACATTTTTATCTAG